Proteins encoded in a region of the bacterium genome:
- a CDS encoding type II toxin-antitoxin system VapC family toxin — protein sequence MVYRLSQYNQKEQIFIDTSIFIAHFSSDPQIGSECSSFLNKVEKRKIKAFINPLVLNEVSFILLKQKASVILKTDRHYKILETLRSDPILFQESIKSVDLAVKYIQSLTKLNAINICSFDYATFLSAHKLSSQYNLLPRDASYLATMFANNLQNIATTDPDFEKIKDINTWMPYIP from the coding sequence ATGGTCTACAGATTAAGCCAATATAACCAAAAAGAACAAATCTTCATAGATACCTCAATCTTCATTGCTCATTTCTCCTCTGATCCTCAGATAGGTTCTGAATGTTCTTCTTTTCTGAATAAAGTCGAAAAACGAAAAATAAAAGCATTTATCAATCCTCTTGTCTTAAATGAAGTCTCATTTATTCTATTAAAACAAAAGGCATCTGTTATTCTAAAAACAGACAGACATTACAAAATATTAGAAACACTTAGGAGTGATCCTATTCTCTTTCAGGAATCCATTAAGTCAGTGGACTTAGCTGTTAAATACATTCAATCTCTCACAAAACTTAATGCAATTAACATCTGCAGCTTTGACTATGCTACATTCTTATCAGCCCATAAATTATCTTCCCAATATAACTTGCTGCCTCGAGATGCATCCTATTTAGCAACTATGTTTGCAAATAATTTACAAAACATAGCTACTACTGATCCAGACTTTGAGAAGATCAAGGATATTAATACCTGGATGCCGTATATCCCTTAA
- a CDS encoding CoB--CoM heterodisulfide reductase iron-sulfur subunit A family protein: MNNNKLSKKPVGAVMVIGGGITGVQASLDLANSGYYVYLVEKSPAIGGVMAQLDKTFPTNDCSMCILAPKLVECGKNLNIELLTLSEVESVIGKPGNFTVTVVKHPKYVDWDKCVGCGVCSEKCPTKMPNEFDMGLSIRKAIYVKYPQAVPLKYVIDDKNCLRLAKGKKCGLCEKFCEAKAIDFEQKEDKVSINVGSIIIASGFKPFDSTVYDTYGYKKYLNVVTSIEFERFLSASGPHGGHLLKPSDKKHPKKIAWLQCVGSRDKNRCDNTYCSSVCCMYAIKQAVIAKEHSDHPLDTAIFFMDVRTYGKEFEKYYNRAKEEHGVRFIRSRIHTVDPVGDEGERLRLVFSDEKGNICEEEFDMVVLSVGIEPGKDVVELAKRLGLKLNEHNFCQTDGFSPVDTSREGIFVCGVLQGPKDIPYSVMEASAAASQAGSILTEARGTLVRAKKFPGERDVAGETPKIGVWVCHCGINIAGVVDVESVRNYAAGLPGVVHAENNLYVCSQDTQEKIKKVIIEKRLNRVVVASCSPRTHEPLFMDTCREAGLNKYLFEMANIRDQCSWVHQNEPDAATAKAKDQIRASVVRVGKLTPLQETSLLINQDALIIGGGVAGMESALSLAEQGFKATLIEKSDKLGGQALKLQHNFQRQEVAVYLKSLIEKVTNHSHITVCLNSEIESVSGFVGNFKSEIRQPASRCPDSENRKIEYGVAIIAVGAQAYTPTEYLYGQDDRVMTSQEFDEKLKSEFPIPNSIVFIQCVGSRDSERQYCSKVCCSHTVEKALSLKEQNPDMDIYVFCRDVRTYGFNENLYHQARSKGVIFIRYTEDKKPEVKSQKSGLEIRVFDPILQADIKLSANLVVLAPAIVANPAKDLAQQFKVPLNSDGFFLEAHMKLRPVEFATDGVFVAGLAHYPKPLDESIEQAKAAASRAITVLAQGKVTVSPMTPLVDEDKCIGCGLCVSLCSSSAMELLLKEKGRRAQNIAASCKGCGVCGASCPQQAITIQHFTDEEIWAQIEALV, translated from the coding sequence ATGAATAACAATAAGTTATCAAAAAAGCCGGTTGGGGCGGTGATGGTAATTGGGGGTGGGATTACTGGGGTTCAGGCTTCGCTGGATCTGGCGAATTCAGGCTACTATGTTTACTTGGTTGAAAAATCACCCGCTATTGGCGGCGTGATGGCACAACTCGATAAGACCTTTCCTACCAACGATTGTTCGATGTGTATCTTAGCGCCAAAACTGGTGGAATGCGGTAAAAACCTTAATATTGAACTCCTTACCTTATCCGAGGTTGAGAGTGTTATTGGAAAACCAGGTAACTTTACGGTAACTGTGGTGAAACATCCCAAATATGTTGATTGGGATAAGTGTGTTGGCTGTGGCGTTTGTTCGGAAAAGTGTCCAACTAAGATGCCAAATGAATTTGATATGGGACTTTCTATCCGTAAGGCAATTTATGTTAAATATCCACAGGCTGTGCCGTTAAAATATGTCATTGATGATAAGAACTGCCTTCGTTTAGCTAAAGGCAAGAAATGTGGTCTTTGTGAGAAGTTTTGTGAGGCTAAAGCCATAGACTTTGAGCAAAAGGAAGATAAGGTAAGCATCAATGTTGGCTCTATTATAATTGCTTCTGGATTCAAACCCTTTGACTCGACTGTGTATGATACTTACGGCTATAAGAAATACCTCAATGTGGTGACTAGCATAGAGTTTGAGCGATTCTTGAGTGCTTCTGGACCTCATGGAGGTCATCTGCTCAAACCATCAGACAAGAAACATCCCAAAAAGATTGCCTGGTTACAGTGTGTTGGCTCCAGGGACAAAAACCGCTGTGACAATACCTATTGTTCATCTGTGTGCTGTATGTATGCCATCAAACAGGCGGTTATTGCCAAAGAGCATAGTGACCATCCCCTTGATACTGCCATATTTTTTATGGATGTCCGCACTTATGGTAAGGAGTTTGAGAAATACTACAATCGGGCAAAAGAGGAGCATGGGGTTCGATTTATCCGTTCCCGTATTCATACTGTTGATCCGGTAGGGGACGAAGGAGAGAGATTAAGGCTTGTCTTTTCAGATGAGAAGGGAAATATTTGCGAAGAAGAATTTGATATGGTAGTGCTTTCGGTCGGCATTGAGCCTGGCAAGGATGTGGTGGAGTTAGCTAAAAGGCTTGGTCTTAAGCTTAATGAGCATAATTTCTGTCAGACAGATGGATTTTCGCCGGTTGATACCTCCAGGGAGGGCATCTTTGTCTGTGGGGTATTGCAGGGACCAAAGGATATTCCTTATTCAGTGATGGAGGCAAGTGCTGCCGCCAGTCAGGCAGGCAGTATCCTAACTGAGGCACGGGGAACATTAGTCAGAGCAAAGAAATTTCCTGGTGAGAGAGATGTTGCCGGTGAGACACCCAAAATTGGTGTCTGGGTCTGCCACTGCGGGATTAATATCGCCGGGGTGGTGGATGTTGAATCTGTTCGAAATTATGCCGCCGGGTTGCCAGGGGTTGTCCATGCTGAGAATAACCTCTATGTCTGCTCTCAGGATACCCAGGAAAAGATAAAAAAGGTTATTATTGAAAAGAGATTAAACCGGGTAGTGGTTGCCTCCTGTTCACCCAGAACTCATGAACCGCTTTTTATGGATACTTGCCGGGAGGCAGGCTTAAACAAATACCTTTTTGAGATGGCTAATATCCGTGACCAATGCTCCTGGGTGCACCAAAATGAGCCTGATGCCGCTACCGCAAAGGCAAAAGACCAGATTCGGGCATCTGTAGTCAGGGTAGGTAAACTTACACCTTTACAGGAAACAAGTCTATTGATAAATCAGGATGCCCTGATTATTGGCGGTGGTGTAGCAGGGATGGAGTCAGCCCTGTCTTTAGCTGAACAGGGATTTAAAGCCACCTTGATTGAAAAATCAGATAAATTGGGTGGTCAGGCACTTAAATTACAACATAACTTCCAGAGACAGGAGGTTGCTGTCTATCTGAAGAGTCTGATTGAAAAGGTAACCAATCATAGCCATATTACAGTTTGTCTGAATTCAGAGATTGAGAGTGTATCTGGCTTTGTAGGCAACTTTAAATCAGAAATTAGACAACCTGCAAGCAGGTGCCCTGACTCAGAAAATAGAAAGATAGAGTACGGGGTAGCGATTATTGCTGTTGGAGCTCAGGCATACACACCAACCGAATATCTATATGGTCAAGATGACCGGGTTATGACCTCCCAGGAATTCGATGAAAAACTAAAGTCCGAATTCCCAATTCCCAATTCCATAGTTTTTATTCAGTGTGTCGGCTCCCGTGACAGCGAAAGGCAATATTGCAGTAAGGTTTGTTGTAGTCATACCGTAGAGAAGGCACTATCACTCAAGGAACAAAATCCGGATATGGATATCTATGTGTTTTGTCGTGATGTTAGAACTTATGGCTTTAATGAAAATCTCTATCACCAGGCACGCTCAAAAGGGGTTATTTTTATTCGGTATACTGAGGATAAGAAGCCAGAAGTCAAAAGTCAGAAGTCAGGATTAGAAATAAGGGTTTTTGACCCGATTTTGCAGGCAGATATAAAACTTTCGGCTAACCTTGTAGTTTTAGCCCCAGCCATTGTTGCCAATCCAGCTAAGGATTTGGCCCAGCAATTTAAGGTGCCGCTCAATAGCGATGGGTTCTTTTTAGAGGCGCATATGAAACTCAGGCCGGTAGAGTTTGCTACTGATGGTGTATTTGTAGCTGGTCTGGCTCATTACCCTAAACCATTGGATGAATCTATTGAGCAGGCAAAAGCCGCCGCCTCACGAGCCATTACGGTTTTAGCCCAAGGCAAGGTTACTGTTTCCCCTATGACGCCGCTCGTAGATGAAGATAAATGTATTGGCTGTGGGCTGTGTGTTTCCCTATGTTCATCTTCGGCTATGGAATTGCTCTTAAAAGAAAAGGGACGGAGGGCACAAAATATTGCCGCTTCCTGTAAAGGATGCGGAGTCTGCGGCGCTTCCTGCCCACAGCAGGCAATTACTATTCAGCATTTTACTGATGAGGAAATATGGGCGCAGATAGAGGCATTGGTATGA
- a CDS encoding Rrf2 family transcriptional regulator: protein MRLTTKGRYGLRVMIDMSLHEGDEWLSVNDISKRQNISFPYVEQLVVQLKKAGLVESIRGPQGGYRLSKPASEISAGEVIRIVEGPLEIVHCAGKTKEECERSGKCATQILWTKISQQMAQILDNISLKELAKWEKELKEKTG from the coding sequence ATGAGGCTTACAACAAAAGGTAGATATGGCTTAAGAGTTATGATAGATATGTCTCTTCACGAAGGTGATGAATGGCTTTCTGTAAACGATATTTCAAAGAGACAGAACATATCCTTTCCGTATGTAGAGCAGCTGGTTGTGCAGTTAAAGAAGGCTGGCCTGGTAGAGAGTATCCGAGGGCCTCAGGGTGGTTATCGCCTCTCTAAACCAGCTTCAGAAATCAGTGCTGGCGAGGTAATCCGAATAGTTGAGGGACCACTTGAGATTGTTCACTGTGCAGGTAAGACTAAAGAAGAATGTGAACGGAGTGGCAAATGTGCTACCCAAATTCTCTGGACAAAAATCAGCCAACAGATGGCTCAGATACTGGACAACATCTCCCTCAAAGAATTGGCTAAGTGGGAAAAGGAATTGAAAGAGAAAACGGGTTAA
- a CDS encoding FAD-binding protein has translation MSNEQAKSRKDVVGSVMVVGGGIAGIQASLDLAESGFKVYLAEDSSPIKGYTASRY, from the coding sequence ATGAGTAATGAACAAGCTAAATCAAGAAAAGATGTCGTTGGTTCAGTTATGGTAGTTGGCGGGGGTATTGCCGGAATACAGGCATCCCTTGATCTGGCAGAGTCCGGATTTAAGGTTTATCTTGCGGAAGATAGTTCACCTATTAAGGGATATACGGCATCCAGGTATTAA
- a CDS encoding O-antigen ligase family protein has translation MINLTWVKERLVIFLLIILIFLPPTFLLGGYTFYSLTLIESLVILTGLIGFSGKIKIIKSCVHLPVLFFMSSAVLSTINSHYLRGSWEEITKLACCLIFFLMLGNYLSTHLKLFVSTLVLTTLVVVSLTLNQFLIHIPKSLIERLYYPLGNPNLLAGFLVITIPLMVRLFFIVRFRFLFGLLLLFSFITLYFTSSRGGVLGVIGALFFLFFIKRQNRRRYGFILLSGLFIVIVGVIIYNLFSPSHWLGTHSIFQRFYIWKYSCQMFLDHFILGVGPGAYANVFFDYRQDVPWHYHSHNIFIQYACEMGIIGLLSFIWLLVTLFMEGFKTRVEENTYEKAVREGLLASLIGLLIHNQSDYLFWIPVFQLYFWLILGILTFRQGKEYISPNTYWLTGIIIIFCFFCVFRPFSGYVFFNQGVILADKGRWEAAKLKFEKAAAFDFYHPVYHAHLATSYTKIQPASLNLAIKEYEIASSLDNSKAYLKKEKTLCWKLYRRRAIGSK, from the coding sequence ATGATTAACTTAACCTGGGTCAAAGAAAGATTAGTTATTTTCCTGTTGATTATTTTGATATTCCTTCCACCAACATTCCTTTTAGGGGGATATACATTTTATTCCTTGACCTTAATTGAATCTTTAGTCATTCTTACAGGTTTAATCGGATTTTCAGGGAAAATAAAGATAATTAAATCCTGTGTCCATCTACCTGTCTTATTTTTTATGTCATCTGCGGTTCTATCTACAATCAATTCTCATTATTTAAGAGGAAGTTGGGAAGAAATAACTAAATTAGCCTGCTGTTTAATTTTCTTTTTAATGCTCGGAAATTACCTCTCAACACACTTAAAATTATTTGTCTCTACTTTGGTATTGACGACATTAGTTGTCGTATCTTTAACTTTGAATCAGTTCTTGATTCATATCCCCAAATCCTTAATTGAGAGACTCTACTATCCTTTAGGCAATCCCAATCTTTTAGCCGGCTTTCTGGTAATAACTATCCCTTTGATGGTAAGATTATTTTTTATCGTAAGATTTAGATTTTTGTTCGGGCTACTCCTATTATTTTCTTTCATCACCTTATATTTTACCTCTTCAAGAGGGGGTGTTTTGGGGGTAATTGGGGCATTGTTTTTCCTATTTTTTATAAAAAGGCAAAATAGACGACGGTATGGATTTATTTTGCTCTCAGGTTTATTTATTGTGATAGTTGGAGTTATTATTTACAACCTTTTTTCCCCATCACATTGGCTGGGGACACATTCAATTTTCCAGAGATTCTACATCTGGAAATATTCCTGTCAGATGTTTTTAGACCATTTTATTCTGGGTGTTGGTCCAGGTGCATACGCAAATGTCTTTTTTGATTATAGACAGGATGTTCCCTGGCATTACCATTCTCATAACATCTTTATTCAATATGCTTGTGAAATGGGAATAATTGGTTTGTTAAGTTTTATCTGGCTATTAGTGACTTTATTTATGGAAGGGTTTAAGACCAGAGTTGAGGAAAATACCTATGAAAAAGCAGTTAGAGAAGGCTTGCTGGCAAGTCTAATTGGGCTTCTCATTCATAATCAGAGCGATTATCTATTCTGGATACCGGTATTTCAGCTATATTTCTGGCTGATACTGGGCATATTGACCTTCAGGCAAGGGAAAGAATATATCTCTCCTAATACTTATTGGTTAACAGGCATCATTATAATCTTCTGTTTTTTTTGTGTTTTTAGACCATTTTCAGGTTATGTATTTTTTAATCAAGGGGTGATTCTGGCGGATAAAGGGAGATGGGAAGCGGCAAAACTAAAGTTTGAAAAAGCGGCTGCATTTGATTTTTATCATCCAGTTTATCATGCCCATCTTGCCACAAGTTACACCAAAATTCAACCAGCATCTTTAAATCTGGCAATTAAAGAATATGAAATAGCCAGTTCACTTGATAATTCAAAGGCGTATTTAAAAAAGGAAAAGACACTTTGCTGGAAATTGTATAGACGAAGAGCTATTGG